The sequence CCTCGAAGAAGATCTACGAGGATGATAAAGCCATTGCTGTGCTTGACATAAATCCCGCGAATCCGGGCCATATCCTTCTGATGCCGAAAGAGCATCACATGATCATGCCCCAGATGCCTGATGATCTCATAAATCATATCGGCATGCTGGCCAAGCAGCTCTCTCATGCTGCATTGAAGGCCCTGAAAGTGGAAGGAACTGATATTTTTGTGGCCAATGGCGCCATCGCAGGCCAGAAGAGCCCTCATTTCATGGTCCATATCATCCCGAGGAAAGAGAATGACGGCCTCAGGCTGATCCTGCCAGAGAATCAGATTGACACTTCCCAGCTCAGGCAGCTTGCTGCGATCCTGAAGCAGAAGCTCAGGTCAGCAGACAGGGAGTCCTCTTTCATCAGCAGGGAGCTCACCAAGTCTTCAGCCAGCTGCCAGTATTGCTCAGAGATAAAGTCAGCTGAGAATATCGTATTTTCAGATGATGAGGTCTGCGCTTTCCTCTCGCCAGCACCGGCCTCTGCAGGCCATGTCATCGTATCCCCGCTTGAGCACACCCCGATCATTGAGAATGTGCCTGATTTTGTCGTGGGCAGGATGTTCCAGATTGCCAACCGCGTCTCTGTCGCTGCTTTCGAGGCTTTCGGAGCCCAGGGCACTAACCTCCTTATTACAAATGGCGTCCCTGCCGGGCAGAAGGTCCCTCATGTCGGCCTCCATGTCCTGCCCAGGAAGCAGGGTGATAATCTTGATTTAAGCTGGACCCCGAGACAGCTGAATGAGGAGGAGATGTCCACTATTGAGCTCCAGCTGAAGGAGCAGACAAGGAACACTGGTTTCTTTGAGAAGAAGAAGCCTGCCCCTATTGAGCTGGATCTGGGCAATGAAGAACCAGAGATTGATGATTCTGATATCGCACCGGGCAGGCAGGAGACGAATTATATGCTGAGGCACATCAGGAGGATCCCTTGACATCAGAGGAATCAGCCAGCACATAATAGCCGAGTTCCTGGATGGATACTGAGATCTCTCTCATGGTCTCGTCATGATGATAATCCTCATCTGACTTCTCCCAGCCTGAGTCTGTCATGTGGTATATTGCCATCTCTCCTTGTTGCTCTGGAGGGTATTTGAATATTATCTTGGCTTCTGATGATAGTCTCCCATCCCTTGGGAGTATGGCATATGTGTCGCTTATTTTTGTCCTGCTCAGGTCTATGAATTCCGGCGCAAGTGATATCTCCCTGACTATGATTCCTGAGCTTGTCACGCTCGTTCCCGGAAGTATCCTGAGCCTTGCGCTGAGGTCATAGCTCTCAAGTTCCTGAAGGCTTTTTGTCGGGGTCTCGAGCTTCAGGCTCTTCTTTATGCCAGCCATCAGCAGGGCATTCCTTCCTCTTGCCTCAAGATATATGTCTATCCTGCCGTCAGTCGGCTGGCAGTAGAAGTATGGGTACTGGTCCATTATTATCTCAGGATATGAGTATATTCTTTCAAGCCTGTCTGACAGGAAGAAGATGTTCTGCGTGGAATTCGATCCTATGCTGTCCTTGATATAGGGATACTCTTTTATCTTGGGGCTGGAGAAGATGAATTCTGTCTTTGTGGGGTCGACAAAGCATATCTCTTTGATGTGGCTTGGTATGTTGGCTTTCACTTCATGTGTGGCTCTGAACTTGTTCTTCAGCACTGCGATGCCTTCATCCATGGCCTTCTCGAAGTCCATGTACATCGTCTCTTCTCCGCTCTTCTGGAAGTTCTTGATGACCTTGTAGCCGAACAGCATTGCAGAGACAGCGATCACCCCGACAATGAGCCACAGTATCACCATTCCCTGTATCTGGCTTCTTTTTCTCATTTTTTCATTCAGTGTATTAAAACGCCAGCGCCCGGATTTGAACCGGGATATCCCGAAGGAAACAAGCTGTCTTGCGTCTGGTTCCAGGCTTACGCTCAATTTTAGTTGATTTGCGCAGTACCAGGTTGTGCCACGCTGGCAGTATAGTTGAGGGTTCCAATTCAGATTTATAAATCTAATGCTTTCCGGAGAGCATTTTGTTTTTTTGAATGCCAGATGCCGATTTTTGTTGCAAAAACATATTTTGCTTTCTTTTTATTTATGTGAATGATGGCAACCAGGTTATGATTCTGGTTTTTAGGAGCATATTCATAATATCTGTTTTCAATTCCCATTGAATCCAACAATATAGATAACCTTCTCATGCTATTATGATTCACAGTCTGTACTTTGATTGATTGTGGACCAATATAGGCTTCAGATGCAAAAAAAGCGTTTACCCAAGCTTCTTTTGCCCCCTCAACCTTAAACAATTTTTCAGGAAAATTCCAAGTATATAATCCAAAATCAGCATGTTGTATTAAATCCTTGACTATTGTTTTCGAGGAGACTCTAACAGTGCTAAATCCATTCACTTGTTTTATTTTTGGCCTCTTTTTATAGACAGAATATAAAAATTCACAATATTTTCTTAACATTAAAGGATCATCAGGAAAGAAATCAAGTTGATGATGAAGAAAATCCTTCTCCTTCCTGATTTGAACACTCCCATCACCAGCTAGAAAACCGCAAAGAGCAGATTTCATAATAGTATGTTGGTCAGTCTGTCCAATAATTCTTCTCTCTCGCTCATGAATTCTTTTCCACCTGTTTATTGCAACATTCCTATTTCGTTCTGCAAAATCCATAATAGTGATTTGCTATTAGTTTTATATAAATATTTCTATATATACGCAGTACCAGAAAATATCCGGCAAAAATACATAGAAATTCCGGGCGTCGGCGTTTTATTCTATCTTCATGATATAAGAATTCTCAAGCTTGTCCATGAGGTTGAAGCACCATTTGGAACGCATCTCCTCTGATTCGATCGGCACCATCCATAGCTCTTCGAAACCGGAGTATCTGGATTTGTCTGCTGTGTTGAACAAAGCCTTTGGCTGATAGTAGATGCGTATCTGTTTCACTGTTCTGCTCGGCACTTCTATGTTCTTTATGATCTCTGATCCTGGCTTGATCATCTCCTCATCCTGCCCCGGGATCGTGACTGAATACAGGGAGTTCACAGGCTCTGGGTTCATCGTGTCCTCTGTATCCTTTATGCAGAATATCGGCTCATTGAATTCATAGTATCTTGTCTCTTCAAGCGTGTTGTTGAGCGTTATTGTCTGTACAGGATATTTCTGGCTTGGATCATACTGGTCTGTGTACAGCAGTGAAGACAGCACAGTGCTTTCTGTCTTTATGTCGACGATGAAATCCCCGGGATCCTTGGCTTCAGGGACTGGCTCATCAGCTTGGGGAGCTGGCCTGAGGAAGAACCATATGAGGACAGCTAGAGCGATCAGGATCAGGGGTATCAGGATATATCTCTTTTTCATGCTGATGAGAAATCAAAGTTTGCTTATAAATTTTTTCCTGCATCCCTGCATCAGAAGCTGTTCATCCTGTCTTTCTGCCCCAATATCAGTCTTTTCTGCTTCTTTTTTTCATTGTATGTGTAAGGCACATATATCTTCCTCTTAGAAAGGTCCATCCCTGTGTAGTACATGCATGTCGATGCTGTCATCGGTGTCGGCGTGAACACCTGGAATGATTCTGCATTCGGGAGTTTCCGCACGAAGTCCGCAAGCTCCTCTGCCTCCTTGATGGTCGATCCTGGATGCGCTGTCATGAAATAGAATGAGAGCTTGTCCATCTTCTGGTGTTTCTTGAATTCCGCAAAGAATTCCTGCAGATTTCCCTTGTTCTTGTTCATGAGATCCAGTATCCTCTTGTTCACATGCTCTGGTGAGACCCGGAGTGTGTCGAAGATGTGGTGCTCTGCTATCTCCTTTATGAGCTCTGGTGTTGCCAGGTCATATCGGATTCCGCTCCTTATGAACACATTGTTCACTCCTTTGATCTTCCTGACTTTCTTCAGCAGGTCAAGGTATCTCC comes from Candidatus Woesearchaeota archaeon and encodes:
- a CDS encoding HIT domain-containing protein, translating into MVTEEELKNMSPEQIAELQKQNCIFCHIVSGRVSSKKIYEDDKAIAVLDINPANPGHILLMPKEHHMIMPQMPDDLINHIGMLAKQLSHAALKALKVEGTDIFVANGAIAGQKSPHFMVHIIPRKENDGLRLILPENQIDTSQLRQLAAILKQKLRSADRESSFISRELTKSSASCQYCSEIKSAENIVFSDDEVCAFLSPAPASAGHVIVSPLEHTPIIENVPDFVVGRMFQIANRVSVAAFEAFGAQGTNLLITNGVPAGQKVPHVGLHVLPRKQGDNLDLSWTPRQLNEEEMSTIELQLKEQTRNTGFFEKKKPAPIELDLGNEEPEIDDSDIAPGRQETNYMLRHIRRIP